In Helicoverpa zea isolate HzStark_Cry1AcR chromosome 3, ilHelZeax1.1, whole genome shotgun sequence, the following proteins share a genomic window:
- the LOC124645879 gene encoding chitin deacetylase 1, with protein MARYARVATLAACLLFACAVADGHRWRRQADDREAPKKDDSLEVELCKDKDAGEWFRLVAGEGDNCRDVIQCTASGIQAIRCPAGLYFDIEKQTCDWKDAVKNCKLKNKERKVKPLLYTEEPLCQDGFLACGDSNCIERGLFCNGEKDCADGSDENSCDIDNDPNRAPPCDASQCVLPDCFCSEDGTVIPGDLPAKDVPQMITITFDDAINNNNIELYKEIFNGKRKNPNGCDIKATYFISHKYTNYSAVQETHRKGHEIAVHSITHNDDERFWSNATVDDWGKEMAGMRVIIEKFSNITDNSVVGVRAPYLRVGGNNQFTMMEEQAFLYDSTITAPLSNPPLWPYTMYFRMPHRCHGNLQSCPTRSHAVWEMVMNELDRREDPTNDEYLPGCAMVDSCSNILTGDQFYNFLNHNFDRHYEQNRAPLGLYFHAAWLKNNPEFLEAFLYWIDEILQSHNDVYFVTMTQVIQWIQNPRTITEAKNFEPWREKCSVEGYQACWVPHSCKLTSKEVPGETINLQTCVRCPVNYPWLNDPTGDGHY; from the exons ATGGCGCGCTACGCCCGTGTCGCTACTCTGGCCGCGTGTCTCTTGTTCGCCTGCG cgGTTGCCGATGGGCACCGATGGCGGCGGCAGGCTGACGACCGCGAGGCGCCGAAGAAAGACGACAGCTTAGAGGTAGAACTATGCAAGGACAAGGACGCCGGCGAATGGTTCCGCCTGGTGGCCGGCGAGGGCGACAACTGTCGCGACGTCATCCAGTGCACCGCCTCG GGCATTCAAGCTATTCGTTGTCCAGCTGGTTTATACTTCGATATCGAGAAGCAGACCTGTGACTGGAAAGACGCTGTCAAGAACTGTAAATTGAAGAATAAAGAGCGTAAAGTAAAGCCTTTGTTGTACACGGAGGAGCCTTTGTGCCAAGATGGATTCCTCGCCTGCGGTGACTCCAACTGTATCGAGCGCGGACTCTTCTGTAACGGCGAGAAGGACTGCGCCGACGGTTCCGACGAAAACTCTTGCG ATATCGACAACGACCCTAACAGGGCTCCGCCTTGCGATGCGTCGCAGTGTGTTCTGCCTGACTGCTTCTGCTCTGAAGACGGCACGGTGATCCCCGGCGACCTGCCCGCCAAGGACGTGCCCCAGATGATCACCATCACCTTCGATGACGCcatcaacaacaacaacatCGAACTTTACAAAGAGATCTTCAACGGAAAACGTAAAAACCCCAACGGTTGCGACATTAAGGCCACATACTTTATTTCGCACAAGTACACCAACTACTCGGCTGTTCAGGAAACTCACAGAAAGGGACATGAAATCGCTGTACACTCAATCAC gcACAACGATGACGAACGCTTCTGGAGCAACGCTACCGTTGACGACTGGGGCAAGGAGATGGCCGGTATGAGAGTCATCATCGAGAAGTTCTCGAACATCACTGACAACAGCGTCGTGGGTGTGCGAGCGCCGTACCTCCGTGTCGGTGGTAACAACCAGTTCACCATGATGGAAGAGCAAGCCTTCTTGTACGACAGCACCATCACTGCTCCCCTGTCGAACCCGCCGCTATGGCCATACACTATGTACTTCAGAATGCCTCACCGTTGTCACGGAAACCTGCAGAGCTGCCCCACCAGGAGCCACGCCGTGTGGGAGATGGTGATGAACGAACTTGACCGTCGTGAGGACCCCACCAACGATGAATACTTGCCTGGATGCGCCATGGTTGACTCTTGTTCTAACATTTTGACTGGAGACCAGTTCTACAACTTCCTCAACCACAACTTCGACAGACATTATGAACAAAACCGTGCCCCATTGGGTCTTTACTTCCACGCTGCTTGGCTGAAGAACAACCCCGAGTTCTTAGAGGCTTTCTTGTACTGGATTGACGAAATTCTCCAAAGTCACAATGACGTATACTTCGTAACAATGACTCAAGTAATCCAATGGATCCAAAACCCTCGCACTATCACCGAAGCTAAGAACTTCGAGCCCTGGAGGGAGAAGTGCTCCGTTGAGGGATACCAGGCCTGCTGGGTGCCCCACTCTTGCAAACTCACCTCCAAGGAGGTTCCCGGTGAAACCATCAACCTGCAGACGTGCGTGAGATGCCCTGTCAACTACCCCTGGCTGAACGACCCTACGGGTGACGGCCATTACTAG